One Coffea arabica cultivar ET-39 chromosome 5e, Coffea Arabica ET-39 HiFi, whole genome shotgun sequence DNA segment encodes these proteins:
- the LOC113687295 gene encoding uncharacterized protein, with protein MELAGVILWNLWNNRNGATFDGPYRDPLSLVSLSIAFLNQFHEANSKDKCHTLASPQSRLSIGHWTRPKAGFVKANFDGAVFLEDKSSGVGVIIRDDKGSFIAGLSKKILGILEPNVVESYAAKHATQLLQSLGFDKIVLEGDSQKVIKMLECLESDDSSCGLLIDDTIVLCQDFMCWEVSWIPRSFNVPAHNFAKYGINLADSCIWRDSPPSFICPALVADSIS; from the coding sequence ATGGAATTGGCGGGGGTTATTCTTTGGAATTTATGGAATAATCGGAATGGAGCAACCTTTGATGGGCCCTACAGAGATCCTCTGAGCTTGGTCTCCCTATCCATAGCATTCCTAAATCAATTCCATGAAGCAAACTCCAAAGATAAGTGCCATACACTTGCCTCTCCCCAATCAAGGTTATCGATAGGTCATTGGACACGACCCAAAGCAGGTTTTGTTAAGGCGAACTTTGATGGAGCTGTGTTTCTGGAGGATAAATCATCAGGGGTTGGTGTCATTATCCGGGATGATAAAGGAAGTTTCATTGCTGGCCTCTCCAAGAAAATTCTTGGGATATTGGAACCAAATGTGGTTGAATCATATGCGGCCAAACATGCTACTCAGCTACTGCAATCTTTGGGTTTCGATAAGATCGTTTTGGAAGGAGATTCACAAAAAGTCATCAAAATGCTAGAGTGTTTGGAATCTGATGATTCATCATGTGGCTTGTTGATTGATGATACCATTGTCTTATGTCAAGATTTCATGTGTTGGGAAGTTTCATGGATTCCTAGGTCGTTTAATGTTCCAGCTCATAACTTTGCCAAGTATGGTATTAATCTTGCAGACTCTTGTATATGGAGAGACTCTCCTCCATCTTTTATTTGTCCTGCACTTGTTGCAGATTCGATCTcctga
- the LOC113687297 gene encoding protein ULTRAPETALA 1-like produces MEDTDTANTMKMKLFSEEEVRDIYGLIWGCGGGGSDGDDYIEVSCGCTSHRYGDAAGRLRVFSSGFLEISCECFPGCKEDKLTPAAFEQHSGRETSRKWKNNIWVIVDGYKMPLYKTALLKYYNQASKSGNGSSRSRNVKVHRDEFVRCRECNKERRFRLRNREECRSYHDALADLNWKCSDMPHDEVNCDDDEERASRRIYRGCSQSSTCKGCTSCVCFGCEICRFSDCSCQTCSDFTRNTEA; encoded by the exons ATGGAGGATACTGATACTGCTAATACGATGAAGATGAAGTTGTTTAGTGAAGAAGAGGTGAGGGACATTTACGGGTTGATATGGGGCTGCGGCGGTGGTGGTAGCGATGGCGATGACTACATAGAGGTGTCGTGTGGCTGCACCAGCCATCGATATGGGGATGCCGCAGGTCGACTTCGGGTTTTCTCTTCTGGTTTTCTTGAAATCAGCTGTGAATGCTTCCCTGGTTGTAAGGAAG ACAAGCTGACACCAGCTGCATTTGAGCAACATTCTGGAAGAGAAACATCTAGGAAATGGAAGAATAATATCTGGGTTATTGTTGATGGGTACAAAATGCCCTTGTACAAGACAGCAttgctcaaatattacaatcaaGCATCAAAAAGTGGTAATGGTTCAAGCAGATCACGCAATGTGAAAGTCCATCGTGACGAGTTTGTTAGATGCAGAGAATGCAATAAAGAGCGCAGGTTCCGTCTCCGCAACAGAGAGGAATGCCGCAGTTACCATGATGCTTTGGCAGATTTAAATTGGAAATGCTCTGACATGCCTCATGATGA GGTTAACTGTGACGATGATGAAGAAAGAGCAAGTCGCAGGATCTACAGGGGCTGTTCCCAATCTTCAACATGCAAGGGTTGCACCTCTTGTGTCTGTTTCGGTTGTGAAATCTGTAGGTTCTCAGACTGCAGCTGCCAGACTTGCTCTGATTTCACTAGGAATACAGAAGCTTAA